A stretch of DNA from Lotus japonicus ecotype B-129 chromosome 4, LjGifu_v1.2:
TCCCCAATAAGTGTAAtaagagccgatggttcgtgggaccatggtaacgATTCTTTGTATCGAAAGTCTCCCTAACGGTGTGGTCAGTGTGGAGTGTCCTGTTGCACATGGTTGGACCATGGTGCAAACGACGGTACAAGGGTGGATATGCTTCCGCGGAGAggggccatgataatgtggCGGTGACTCGGAGGGGGTCATGATAATGTGGTGGTGACTCGAACTTAAGCTACtgtttggttcaaaggaggggaggggaggggaggaattttaatggaggggaggggaggggaggggaaggaAAGGGAGagattttaatacttattacgTTTGATTCATAGAAGGGGAGAAGAGggaaaataacttatttttatttggttcaTAAGGGGAAAGaagatattttataattaaaactaCTTTTATacctttttatatatttacttaaatttaacaacacaatataacatcttcttcatcaacaattatTCTGCATAATTTTAAGCCTTTCACCCAAAATCacaaatcataattttttagACCTTGCACAATGACAAAAAAGAGAAGGCAAATGCACAAGTTTGGTATCTAGTGTATTAATCATCAAGTTTGGTACTAATTGTGTAAAAAACGTGATTCTCAATTTATGCATAGGAGAAAGGGCTGAACCTCTTCTTATTACGATATTGAGAAACAAGATTAAGGAGAAAGGGGAGTAACACATCGCAATTTTGAACTAACACAATAAGTAACAGCGACTAACATGCAACAAACACAATCAAAAGCTTTAGAGTAAGAATAACATGTTTCAGTTTGGCTCCAGTATTTAGAGTAATATATTCCCAACTTTGCATACAGGGCTGTTCACATGACAAAACTGCTATTCTGGGCAACAAGATGATAGGAGGGGGCCGGCACCGCTGAGAAGGAGGCAGTGGCGGCGGAGAGAGAGACAGGAGAGGGGGGCTAGCGGTTGGTATGAAGAAGGAAGGAAATAAAAGACATGAAATAAAGAATGGAAACTCTAGGATAAAAAATTGGAATTTTTAGATTGGTGTAGGGTTATTTTTGTCTGAAATTTATTTCCCCTCCTAATTCCCCCACTTTTGGGGGTAACAAAAAATTGAGGTTGGAGGGATTTTGCTCCCCTCCATTCCCCCCCCTCCCTCCTAAagtttgaaccaaacaaaattagatttttaaaatccctcccctcccctccgttCTCTTCCAACCAAACAATGCGTAAGGGgaagattgttgagaattcgaGTGTGAGTTGAAGTCCCACATTGATTAAGTAtgagtgaggagaagactttatcaGAAATGTGACCCATGAACTTAACGCCTTAAAGTTTTGGGTTAAAACGTAGCGTTGATATCTTTTGCTGTCTTGCTCTTCGGCCCATGCTCCCTTGTCTCCCCCAACAGTGTCCATGTTTTTCGAGTTTTAGAGACTACAATTGATTACGCATTTCACATACAATTTctacatattatatatatatatatatatatccagtTTATTCTATTGTTTTTTGTAACGACTCCTTGTATCGAAAGTCTCCCTGACGGTGTGGTCAATGTGGAATGTCTTGTTGCACATGGTTGGACCATGGTGTGAACGACGGTACAAGAGTTGATATGCTTCTGCGGAGGGGGCTCATGATAATGTGGTGGTGACTCGGAGGGGGCCATGGtggtgactcgcacttgagggtGGGATTGTTGATAATTTGAGTGTgagttggagtctcacattgATTAAGTAtgagtgaggagaagactttataggAAACGTGAACTATGAACTCAATGCGTTGATATTTTTTACTGTCTTGCTCTTCAGCCCATGCTCTCTTGTCTCCCCCAACAATGTCCATGTTTTTCGAGTTTTAAAAACTACCATATTCTTGTTACTTTCATGTGCTCCATTAGAaattaattttatcaatttGATTTCTCAAAGTTTAAAGTCCTAACGTTTGTCCTTCTATCTATGTATGTAATGAAGATGAACATATAGGTGTAATAGACATGATCGAAAGAAACTATATAAATTTTGGAATTTGAGCACTCACACAAAATGATAAAATTAATGTACTTTTCATAGATCAAAACAGAGCCACTGTTATCTTGTGCCTTCATGCAATTATGGGATGGCGTTACAATTTTTTAGTTGCACATTTTTGTACAAAATTGTTTTTATAGAACCCAAAAAGTGAAACACAAAATTGTAAAAGATCAGAAGAAGCCATCCTTTGAAATAAACGAACAATCTTTCATCATTGATCTTCAAATCCAATACCCTTCCTTCCACCCATGTGAAGCAAAAGATCTGTACGCCAcatttatttcaaaatcaaaactcTTCTCCCCTCATAGATACAAAGtccagaaagaaagaaataaagagAAGAGACGGAAAGTTGATGATAACGATTGCACACTCATATCTATATATTTGACAGCTAGCATGTCAAGCATGGCAAAAATCTCAGGCTAAGATGAAACTTTCCCTACaaagtttaatattttttcattggAACTTACATATACTTTAAAAAGTAGTAAAGGACAtacaaagagaagaaaacaaaataGCATGATgtgattgaaaagaaaaaaaccagAAATTGGGTAGAAATACGACGTAATAAAAAGTAAGGTGTATATCAAAAGCCACCTTAATTAAAGGCATGTTTGTTTTAACGTAGTGAAACCCCATAAACAATACTAGtagaacaaaattaattttggataAAAATATTGATGTTTGTGTGTcattttgaaaatttgatttcatacacaaaaatcaatttttggCAGAAGTTAAAAAGAGCAGCTTCAACATTgaacataatcaattatgatatTTTAACGACTGAATTTTATGatattattcaataaaaatcATTTCATAAATATATTCAAATATAAGACACTTTAATTATTTTCACCCTCTTTtactatatataatattttttttcgaaatcAATTTTACAAATATATCATTACAAATACTAATCTAAACATGCATGAAATTGTGGTCAGTAATGATTATGTTCGCCTCCtaatttatttctaatttttcACAATATCAGGATTATGTAAGCGATCGCGACGGCAATTTGAAGCTTTAATTAGGCATTGAACCAACTCAGGAAAAATTATCATTCATGAATGAGTGGTAACTAGAGAGTGATGCAGAGGTTACCAATTACcattttaaaatcaaatttagtaGAAGTTAGAACAATTAGTTTTTgctttaatataattaaatatgaGATTTACAATTGAATTTCATTACATTATCCAATAAAAATGACATTTTCATACATGTTTCTAaacattaataaattaatacttCACTTTCAACTTACTTTTCAACTCgttttaatataatcaatattttcaaaaagttaagtttaggcttaattgcaacttaggtccccgacgtttaccaatgccacgattttggtcccccacctaatttaattacatggatggtccctgacgttgtaggtcgtgtgcaacgttagtcctaccgtttatttcttaatggaggaggcttacgtggacgtccagttggagagagaaatgaggtatgaggagagagggaagcacgtgagtatcacgtgacccttatctgaacccattatacccaaacccctgacctccctggaacgaagaaggtaacgcgatttagatccctagggtttcagatttgggtataatgggttcatataaggttcacgtgatactcatgtgctcccctctctcctcagatctcctttttctctccaactagacgtccacgtaagcctcctccattaagaaataaacggtaggactaatgTTGCACccagcctacaacgtcggggaccatccatgtaattaaattaggtgggggaccaaaatcgtggcattggtaaacgtcggggacgaaagttgtaattaagccttaagtttatcaaaatcaattatgacaaTCGCTCATCAAAACATGCATTAGTTAAATAATTGCTGTCAACAACCCTAACGATAACTCAAAGCACCCATAATTGTAaccaaatttatttataattttacacAACATCATAATTATGCAATCGCAACCGCGACCATAATTTGTAGCTTAATTTAAAAGGTCTTCAATCaattcaggaaaaaaaaacattatcatGAATGAGATACATGCCACTATAGAGTGAGTGAGAAACCAATAGAAGTTACCATCATCAGATTTGCAGATTGGGGGATCTTCAAACCGAGAAAAAGAGAGGCATTTCAAGGCAAGACCAATATCAATGACAATGAGCCCAGAAGATGGATCAGTGACCCTGATATCCTTCACAGGAAGCCACACAAACAGCTCTTCCCTTGACATTCCCTCCAAAACCTTGAGCTGCCCAAAACTGAGGTTGGCCTTCACCACAGAGTCAAAGAAAACTGTGGTTTCATACTGAGCCCAACAAGGATGATGCATGTGCACCTCCATGCGACCTTTTTTATCCATATTGAATGACTTCACATTCCGAGGGAAGAGGCCCCCTGGCAAGCCATGGTGGTGGAGGACCTCTATAAGATCAGAAGAAGGagaatttgttgttgttgtctccATCAGAGGAAGAACCAGAGAAACCAGAAGGAGAACAACGAGAAATGTGAGAACAAGCGATTTTGGTGTCAGAGACATGATTGCTGAGGAAAGTGACTATGGTTGGGTTGTGTGCTTTTGAGGTTTTTAAGGTATGTAACTGTTTTTACAAAGTGTTGTGTAAGATACATTGAATACATTCAGGGGATATTCCTAGATCTGAGTTGGCACCTTTGAGGATCCGGAGATTACCATGTTACCCTTGTTTTGTATTCTAgaattttgaaatgaaaataagtGATAGAAACACTCTCTTTCTAATACTCTCCATtatttgatagaaatttttGTGAGTCCCATTAAATTGAAATGGATACTCATTTTTTGTGGACTTcacttgaattttaaaattaatggaagagttttgaaaataaattgttGTGTTAAGAAATAATACAACTGAAGAAATAAACATGAGCATGaccgcaatcaacaacacaagaatatttaGTGAAAAACTCCAAAACTGGAGAAAAACCACAGTCGTTGTCAAAATcaacaaccagagaataaacaccaTGTCAAAATTATTAGAACACAtggacttcactctcaaccaccctaTGACCTCAATACGCATACACACACTCCCCAACGAAAATATTTATACTACTCTTCTCAAAATACTCTAAAataagagcataagagaaaaaagaaagcaCAATATAAGCTTAAATCGTTTCTTGGTGTTGGTACTTGGTGTGTTAaaacaaggagcttgagatccTTATATATAACATTAGACTCCTCCAGCATTCACCATGctaagcaatgtgggacttgtcCAAGTGCTTTCCTTTCTCCAAGTTCTTTCCTTGACCTTCTActtccttcattagcaatgtgtgACTTACactgcaatcaaccccaacaatctccacctttaATGAAAGGGCCTTCAACCTCCCCATGACCCCAATACGCATACACACACTCCccaaagaaaatatttatacTACTCTTCTCAAAATACTCTAAAataagagcataagagaaaaaagaaaacgcAATATAAGCTTAAGTGTTTCTCGGTGTTGGTACTTGGTGTGTTAAAACAATGAGCTTGAGATCTTTATATATAACATTAGACTCCTCCATCATTCACCATGctaagcaatgtgagacttgTCCAAGTGCTTTCCTTTCTCCAAGTTCTTTCGTTGACCTTCTActtccttcattagcaatgtgggacttacaatgcaatcaaccccaacaatcttcACCTTTAATGAAAGGGCCTTCAACTTCCCCATGACCTCAATACGCATACACACACTTCccaaagaaaatatttatacTATTCTTCTCAAAATACTCTAAAATAAGAGCATAAGCATAAAGTGTTTCTCGGTGTTGGTACTTGGTGTGTTAAAACAATGAGCTTGAGATCTTTATATATAACATTAGACTCCTCCACCATTCACCATGctaagcaatgtgggacttgtcCAAGTGCTTTCCTTTCTCCAAGTTCTTTCCTTGACCTTCTACTTCCTCcattagcaatgtgagacttacactACAATCAActccaacaatctccacctttaATGAGAGGGTTTTCAACCTTCATCATCTACATGAAAATCACagttttcataatttttattgCCTACACCGACAAAGAAAATTATCATACTTCCCCATAAAAAGCGCACTTCACTTGAAACTAACCATCTCAAGAATTTCACTTCACTTGTAACTAAACCATCCCAAGAATTTCAGATCACTTTTAAACCATCCCAAAAATTTTATATGTCGAAACCATGTTGAAAAGTTATGGTGCGACTTCCATGTTGACTTTCTCCAGAAGTGCATCAGCCATCAACATAGCCACACACCTTGCATCACGACCAACCGATGCTCGTGGGCTTTCATTATACACCTTGCATCCATGTTAGCCAATTCCCACGGGCTttcaccacacaccttgcacCCATATCGACCAATATTTGTGTATCACTTGGACAATTTTTCGTTACATGCAAAGAACTCCTTGTGAATTCTTGATTGAATCAACTTATCCATGACTTCTCGcaaaccaaaatttcaattgtAAATTTTTCACCGAGTAGGATCCAAGGAAAGAGAGGTGGGTCTCAACAGAAACGCTTAAATACCAAGTCTTTCCTAGGAAGAACCTTCCAAAAACAACACTTTCACATTATTACCCATCTTCAGCACCTTCACAATATCAAACTTTTTTTCTGATGTGGAAGATCAAACACTACAGCAACCACAAAAGTATACTAAGAATGTGATATCTTATTGAACTGAAAGCTGTGATACCACAACTTAATAAATAAACATGAGCATGACCGCAATCAACAATACAAGAATATTAGGTGgaaaactccaaaaccggagaaaaatcACGACCACTGTCAAAATTGACAACCATACACTATGTGAAATTTATTACAACACACGGACTTCGCTCTACACCATCCCATGACCCCAATACACCTACACTCCTcaaagaaaatatttaaaatacatCTTCTTACAGTACTCTAAAACTAGAGCATAAGATAAGAAGAAACAAACATATATAGACTTCGTGTTTTGCGATTTTAGTACTTAGTGTGTTGAAAGAATGAGCTTGATATCTTTATATATATCATTAGACTCCTTCACCATTCACCATGCTAAGAAATGTGAGACTCCTCCAAGTGCTTTCTCTGACCTCCTTCTttcttcattagcaatgtgagacttacattaCAATCAACTCAACATGGTGGTGCATTTTTCTTAAAGTTAAACCACAAGGTTTGAAGATCCTAAAGTAAACCTAATAAAGTTTTGAAATAGTTCTATTACTTAGTTATGAAGTTAAAATTAGTTTgcataaaaaaaagttttagaATGAAGGTGTCTCTAAATAATTTTTAGATgtaaattgatttaaaaaaaatgattcgAACATACTAGAATTTAGATTAAGATcagttttttttacaagagaaaGGCAGATTAAAGATgagtttattaattttttacaaGGAGAATGATaatagtaaaaataaataagtCATCCGCTCCTTTATGatttttaatactttttttttatacaagagaataaaaagggaaaaaaaaacatgattacaatttttttcatgAATACATTAAGCAATAAAACTTAATACTTTTGTGGGCTGGTCGAGCTTAATCGTGGCGTAGTTTTTCAAAACAATTTGTCAAAATATATTCAACTTCCTACattaataataacatatataaacTTAAAAAGTGGACTTGACTTTTTTATTGGTAACAAATATTAagaattcaaattaattaatattttaagataaaataattttaaaattgaaaaatgtgaCAATAaggtatttattattaaatataacgtatgtgtgtattattttaaaaaatcttaaaatttattttataaactattatatattagtaaaaatgaaTTGAGCTAGGAAGCACAATAGAGTTATGGCCAAggtttataaatttaaatttactaaataatatttatgCTCTTAAAGTTATAACTTgtataattgtaaaatttaaaattactttacTGTCCTTGGTTTTGATAGGTGTAAAGCTATTATGGAAATTGTGGTTGCCCCTCCCAAGACTCAACAAATGAATTTTCTGGTAACAGGTATACAAAATTCTATTGCAACTTATTTGATGATgttaaaaacttattactaaactttacatggtatcagagcttctaTGACTTAGCGGTCTAGAGTTCAATCATTACTCcactcactttctaattaaaaaaatagaatttaaGGACATGGTAGGTGGACCTGTGCATTTATCTCAACTAGAAACTACCCCTCACCAAAACAATTATAGAATAGCATTATGATTCCATCACCTAGTTAACTTCACCAAACAAATGAACAATACAAAACTAACAAGGAAAGAATATGGGTGGAATGGAAGACATTGATGAGCCAAAATAAGAGACCCGCTTGATACACCTAGAAAGGTGAGTTTCATAGGAGATGAAGTTATCAACATCACACTCACCAGGATCACTAAGATAGCTGGAATTTACCTTTTCAAAATCCTGATATCCATATTTATAATGAAATGGAAGAGTATGATATCCAACTTACTTGAATTGTCAATCCTGGACTTCCATGTGGAATTATGAACCTGCCATATACACCAATTTTAGGTAAGCATCAATCTAAACATTTAGGAAGAAGTCAATATCCAACAGCAAGCTTTTCATATCAAGTTTCGATCTATGCTAGCTATCTGTTATAGCCAATCTATTACGCTAATATCATCATTATAACATTGATTTTCACTGAAATTTTTTCACACAATTACATGATGAGTTTGTATGGTTATAATTATACAATTACATGATGTGTCAATTAGCTTTTATACATTGATTTTATTGCTAATCGCAATCACTTGATAAAGTCCTGAGCGTTGGGTGTTAGGGTTGTTTTGATCCGGAAATTTCAAGAAAGCTTGAAGATAGATCCATTTAGTTGGCGTGGGAGGTGTGTTATTGTAGGGTGTGAAAAATTGGTTGTTAAATCTTTCTGGTAAGCTTTAAAGGCCTTTTGGGTGCCTTGGGACTTTTTGATTACTAGTATATGTACTCATGCCTGCATAGATGAGTACTCATGAtacaaaatgaaaagaaaagtgaaTTGGTTAATGatgttttatataatttttgtaTTATTTAGGTATCATTCAGTTATGTTTGATATTTGATCCAAACCCAAAAATTATGTTCAAATATGAATCATAGGGGGCTTCTAATCTAATTTGTGTTGTTGTGTGCATCTTGAACCACTCTTAAAACTGCTTGCTTTGCTGCTTCTTGAAAACTTGAGTTCTTCTCAAATATGTTCTCACACAGAGCTCTATCTCATGGTCCTGTACACTAATTGAAGAAACTATAGTTCTCAGCCCTCATGAAGGGACCATCAAGGTAAGCGCAACCAGCATTATAAGGGAAACACAGAGGACGACAAGTAATGAAAGATCTCCATAGCACTGGCCAAGCCATAGTTAGTATCAGGTCTTGGTGCAAGAATCCATAGTCCCAATATAAAGTCATCAGAGTGAATGTTTTGGTCAGGGGCAACAATTAATCCCCtatttgaaagaagaagaagaagttagaATCAAGTTATATTCACTGc
This window harbors:
- the LOC130712166 gene encoding uncharacterized protein LOC130712166, with protein sequence MSLTPKSLVLTFLVVLLLVSLVLPLMETTTTNSPSSDLIEVLHHHGLPGGLFPRNVKSFNMDKKGRMEVHMHHPCWAQYETTVFFDSVVKANLSFGQLKVLEGMSREELFVWLPVKDIRVTDPSSGLIVIDIGLALKCLSFSRFEDPPICKSDDGNFYWFLTHSIVACISFMIMFFFPELIEDLLN